In Paenibacillus durus, the DNA window TCGTTCTCATACCGGGCATAGCGGATATCCGTCTCGGCTTGCAGATCGTAACGGGTACGCAGTAAGCCATCTGCTAACGTGGTGACCGCCCGCACGACGGCCAGCTCCTTGCCTTGCCCGACCGGTAATATTTGTGAATAATGCAAGAAAACGAACATAATAAAACAGGTCAATTATGGTGGTGCCTGACCATAATCGACCTGTCCAATGTAACGCTATTACGTTAGATAGGGTTATACTTCTTTCAGTTTTTATGTGCGTATAGCTCAAATCGTAAAAACTTCCTACAGGTAAAATAAAGTTTCTTAGTAATGCTGAGGTAAGGCGCTCATTCTGGACTGGGTAGCCCCCTAAAGGTCAATCCATATAATCTATGACATTCAATATTGTATCTCTCAAGGCAATATAGTTCGTTCCTTCATAAGGCAATATTTCCTCGTATATTTTTGTAAATAATTTTTTTAACTCTGTTTCTTCGATTTGAGCAACTTCATTTTCCATCATTTCTACTAATTCAAGAAAAAGGCTTAATTTCAGGGAGAAGTCAGGTTCAACAGTTCCCCTCTCCTCAACAAAGTGAATGCTATCAGAAACAACATGCTTACTAGCATTTACAAGAACAAATCCAACCATTTCATCATTTTGCAGAACAAAAGAAAAGTTCTCAGTCATGTCCACTAAAACAACTCGCTCTAATTTATCCCATTTCTCTGAATAAGAAATTATCTTATCCTCTCTAGGATAATATTCTGTTATATAGGACAATTGACTGTTGAAATTTTTCTTTTCTCTTAATTTAATGCTCCCGTGTTTTACCTCAATCTGTTTTATATCCGATTCTTCTTTGATAATATTTATGGGTTCTGTTAGTTTTATTACAGCCCCAGAAAACTTTAAATCATCTTTATTGAATAAAATAGTATCCGCATCAGACCACAACCAATCAAAACTTCCATATGAATTTTTTTTTAGTTCTTCTATGTCTTTGTAATCTTTTGCCTTACCAATCCAGATGATTTGACTGGATAAATACCATCTTATCTCTTCATTAATAATGGTTTGAATGTTATCAATTATTAATTTCATAATTTTCATGGCATTATTTGAGTCGCAGGCGGCATAGTTCCTCCACTAGGAGTGGGAATAGTTCCTTTTACTATTGAGTCATGTGTGACGGGCATACCAGGATCTGTCGGTTTTCCACCAAAAATAGCAGCACCACTTTCACCCCTTGCCCCATCTGGTCCATAACTAGTAATTACATTCCCTTTGGAACTACCTTTACTCTCAACTATTACCACATTGTCCCCTTTCCTATATATCAAATTTTGAGAATTGTTGCCTGAAACATATACTGCGTCAGGCTTTGATAAAATCTCTAGCTCTTTCTCTTTTCCAAGTCTACCGTGGTAGTTACTTGCATATTTAATTTTTCCGTCCTTGGCTTTACCACTAATATCGGATGCAGATTTAGCCTGCTTCTCGAACCCTTTAGGTTCACCTTCAGCTTTCCCCGTCCCCTCAGCCTTAGGCGGTTTCTCCTTTGGTTTGCTCGGCTTGGAAGAACCAGGTTTCCCTTCACCTTGTATCATTTGCCAAAGCTCCGCCGAGCTTTGTCCGGTGTTGGAGGCTCCGCTGTAGGCCAGCTTCCCTCCATGGGTCATAAGGCCAGCGGATGCGGCTGCCGTAAGTAAGGCTGCTGGCGTTAATACGCCCGTAGGAGTCATTGCCACGGAAAGGCCTTCTCCTCCCGCACCAGCGATGAATTCCAAACCGCCTTGCACAGTGGTGACTACGTTACCTGCAACTTCTCCTGCCTTGCCCGCTATGGGATGCTTAGGGTGATAATCGCGTTGCTGGTATAACCCCATGAACATGTTGACCCTAATGGTTTCATTCGCTCCCTGGGCAAAATCCCAGAGGATTTCCCCTTGAAGCTGCGCGGCTTCTCTCTGGGCCTCGGTGTTTCTGCTAAAGCATAACGCCGCGAAGCTGGCGGGATTGCCTGTCCGGAAGTTGCCAGATATAATGACCGTATTCTAGCAAAGGAAAAAGGATACTTCCATCGCGTGTATGCCTGCTAGCACAGGCCGCACCGGAAATATCCTTCATCATTAGACATGGTCATTGTAACAGAGTATGCGCTGGTTGAAAAGATCCCTGGTGTTTTTCGTCAGGGGTGCGGAGGAGGTGCCCTGCCCGTGCTGCACAGAGAACCTGGAGATTATCGGTAGCCGGGAGCGGAAGGTCCGGGGTGGGGGTGGTGAGCTGCGCCAACTGGTGATTCGCAGACTCCGGTGTGCGGGATGCCGCAGGATTCACCATGAGCTCCCGGATCTACTCATTCCCTATAAACGGTACGATTCCCGTTGTATCGAACAGGCGGTCACGGAGCCGGAGGCGTCCGTGACCGCCTGCGCGGAAACCTCTACGTTACGGCGTTGGAAGGTCTGGTTTCGCGTGCTCTCTATCTACTTCATCCTCGTTCTGCAGGCGCTGGAGGCTCGGATGTCCGGCCTCGCTCCCGGGTCCCCCGAAGCTTCGGATCACCTGCGTATGACCTCCGCCCCCGCCTTTCGTCAGCAAGGACCCGGCTGGCTGGCCAGACTTGTCCGCCCCGTCGCAAACGCTCATTTGTGGGTACATACCCGTTTTGCCTATCTGTCCGCCCCGGCTCTACGGTAGACTCTCCTTGAGTTCATTTCAGGAAGGAGTTTACCGACCCATGAAAGACCAAAAGAAAGCCGAAGCCCTCGCCGCAGAGCGGATGCAGCTTCTCGCTCCCCTGCTTGCCGAAGGGCTGGACCCGGCCAAAGCCCGGGAGATGAAAGCGCAGATTTGTAAGCAAACCGGACTCTCCGAACGTACCTTGCGCCGGTATTTGGCGAGTTACCGGAGCGAAGGATTTACCGGCCTGAAGCCCAAAGGCAAAGGGCGGCAGCCCTCCGAAGAGATTCTTCCTACCGCCGTGCTCGAGCAAGCGATTCTCTTGCGCCGGGAGGTCCCCGGCCGCAGCGTCGCACAGCTCATTCAGATTTTAGAATGGGAA includes these proteins:
- a CDS encoding DUF6431 domain-containing protein produces the protein MKRSLVFFVRGAEEVPCPCCTENLEIIGSRERKVRGGGGELRQLVIRRLRCAGCRRIHHELPDLLIPYKRYDSRCIEQAVTEPEASVTACAETSTLRRWKVWFRVLSIYFILVLQALEARMSGLAPGSPEASDHLRMTSAPAFRQQGPGWLARLVRPVANAHLWVHTRFAYLSAPALR